A genomic segment from Paenibacillus sp. FSL K6-1096 encodes:
- a CDS encoding UvrB/UvrC motif-containing protein: MLCQECGVRPATLHFTKIVNGEKTEFHICESCAREKGELIPGTAGGFSIHSLLSGLLDLEGAGKSKAAAQTVQGLHCENCGMTYSQFSKLGRFGCSSCYKYFDSTLDPLFRRVHGSTAHVGKLPKRAGAQIMCKRQIEELKQELQQSIAEEEFETAAELRDRIRKLEKEMPQE; the protein is encoded by the coding sequence ATGCTATGCCAGGAATGCGGCGTCAGACCGGCTACACTCCACTTCACGAAGATCGTGAACGGAGAGAAGACAGAATTTCATATTTGCGAAAGCTGTGCACGGGAGAAGGGGGAGCTGATTCCGGGAACGGCGGGAGGCTTCTCGATTCACAGCCTGCTGTCCGGCCTGCTTGACCTGGAGGGTGCAGGCAAGAGCAAGGCGGCAGCGCAGACAGTGCAGGGACTGCACTGTGAGAATTGCGGCATGACCTACTCGCAGTTCAGCAAGCTGGGGCGGTTCGGCTGCAGCTCCTGTTATAAGTATTTTGACAGTACCCTTGATCCGCTCTTCAGACGGGTGCATGGCAGCACGGCTCATGTCGGCAAGCTGCCCAAGCGGGCCGGCGCACAGATTATGTGCAAACGCCAGATTGAGGAATTGAAGCAGGAATTGCAGCAGAGCATTGCCGAGGAGGAATTTGAAACGGCGGCAGAGCTCAGGGACCGCATCCGCAAACTTGAAAAAGAAATGCCACAAGAGTAA
- a CDS encoding CtsR family transcriptional regulator has translation MRNISDIIEQYLKNILHESPEGTVEIQRNELADQFSCVPSQINYVISTRFTLEKGYVVESKRGGGGYIRIQRFELPQNVALYAHLNSTIGNDIDQNSAEGLIYQLEEARFLSKREACLMRSAVSRECLTVNLPYRDEIRAKIMKAMLISLLGK, from the coding sequence ATGCGTAATATCTCCGATATTATTGAACAATATCTGAAGAATATTTTGCATGAAAGTCCCGAAGGTACGGTGGAAATTCAGCGCAATGAGCTGGCCGACCAGTTCTCTTGCGTGCCATCGCAGATCAACTATGTCATTAGCACCCGCTTCACCCTGGAGAAGGGATATGTGGTGGAGAGCAAACGCGGCGGCGGCGGATACATCCGGATTCAAAGGTTCGAGCTGCCTCAGAATGTAGCCCTTTATGCACATCTCAACTCGACAATAGGGAATGATATTGATCAGAATTCTGCGGAAGGACTGATTTATCAGCTGGAGGAGGCCCGCTTCCTCTCTAAGCGCGAGGCGTGTCTGATGCGTTCCGCGGTTTCCCGGGAATGCCTGACGGTTAATCTGCCGTACCGGGATGAGATTCGCGCCAAGATCATGAAGGCAATGCTGATCTCTTTGTTGGGCAAATAA
- a CDS encoding GNAT family N-acetyltransferase: MEIRQLRAEEFEDSLSLSEYAFQYKVSGEDRERQREQFKPDQVWGLFEGEELGAKLTLLPLQVNLQGKPVSMGGIAGVATWPENRRQGYVAKLLTHVLQTMNEAGHTLSFLHPFLIPFYRKFGWEVYCEYKQYTIPVGKFPHKTEIKGTVKRGNAKNAELAVLQQLYNQFSIGYNGTLIRSTEWWKDSVLDEDMHQGVFYSELGEPEGYVLYKIINKELVIDEFIYLNEQARQGLWTFLANHDSMITGAKLKLVPADDILPFLLPDPRITQENHPYFMARIVNVKAMVESMIFSAPQGVQERLVYIEDKYAPWNEGCWRWSVSAEGTASLIQVQGERAEADLVCTIGTLTALLMGYKRPLETARYGQLSGSAEAVEWLEALIPQTGTALFDFF; the protein is encoded by the coding sequence ATGGAAATTAGACAATTACGTGCAGAAGAATTTGAAGACAGCTTAAGCTTGTCTGAATATGCCTTTCAGTATAAGGTGTCCGGTGAAGACCGGGAGCGGCAAAGGGAGCAATTCAAGCCAGACCAGGTATGGGGGCTGTTTGAAGGTGAAGAGTTAGGTGCCAAGCTGACACTGCTTCCGCTGCAGGTGAACCTTCAAGGCAAACCTGTATCTATGGGCGGGATTGCCGGGGTAGCCACATGGCCGGAGAACCGCCGGCAGGGGTATGTGGCTAAACTGCTGACCCATGTGCTGCAGACGATGAACGAAGCGGGCCATACGTTGTCCTTTTTGCATCCGTTCCTGATTCCGTTCTACCGCAAGTTTGGCTGGGAGGTCTACTGTGAATATAAGCAATACACCATTCCGGTAGGGAAGTTTCCGCACAAGACAGAGATTAAGGGCACGGTGAAGCGGGGAAACGCTAAGAATGCAGAGCTTGCGGTATTGCAGCAGCTCTATAATCAATTCTCAATCGGATATAATGGTACGCTGATCCGCAGCACGGAATGGTGGAAGGATAGCGTGCTGGATGAGGATATGCATCAAGGTGTATTTTATTCAGAGCTGGGTGAACCGGAAGGTTATGTGCTGTATAAAATAATCAACAAAGAGCTGGTCATCGACGAATTCATCTACTTGAACGAGCAGGCCCGGCAGGGCTTATGGACCTTCCTGGCCAATCATGACTCGATGATTACCGGAGCCAAGCTGAAGCTGGTGCCTGCGGATGACATTCTGCCCTTCCTGCTGCCCGATCCGCGGATTACGCAGGAGAATCATCCTTATTTCATGGCGCGGATTGTCAATGTGAAGGCTATGGTGGAGAGTATGATTTTCAGCGCACCGCAGGGTGTTCAGGAACGGCTGGTATATATAGAAGATAAATACGCTCCGTGGAACGAAGGATGTTGGCGCTGGAGTGTATCGGCGGAGGGGACGGCTTCCTTGATTCAGGTTCAGGGGGAGCGGGCAGAGGCCGACCTGGTATGCACGATCGGAACCTTGACTGCACTGCTCATGGGGTACAAGCGCCCGCTTGAGACCGCCCGGTATGGACAGTTATCTGGAAGCGCAGAAGCGGTAGAATGGCTTGAAGCGCTGATTCCGCAGACCGGGACGGCATTATTCGATTTCTTTTGA
- a CDS encoding MFS transporter, whose product MSNKSNPPAASVPLKEASHLQQATIYRILLAVSFVHLFNDSIQALIPAMFPVLKDNLLLSYAQIGWIAFALNLTSSLIQPIIGFAADRKPRPILLPLGMCCTFAGVFLLAFAGNYVLVIVSVMLVGFGSAAFHPEGMRVAHMAAGQRKGLSQSIFQVGGNTGQALGPLLMKWVFIPFGQMGALGFTVIAAAGVAVQTYVARWYRDMLNAGYTFRKKSASRSIDPARSKRIIITTVILVFIVFVRSWYGASIGGYYAFYLMDKYGMTLDRAQIYIFMYLAAGAVGTFFGGPLADRFGRRNLILVSMIGTVPFALALPFVNTFWAAVLLIISGFILLSSFSVTVIYAQMLYPGNIGTVSGLITGLAFGLGGIGSVVIGDLIDRAGIAPVFVACGFLPLLGLLALLLPGDKKLEEWAAE is encoded by the coding sequence ATGTCCAATAAGTCTAATCCCCCTGCTGCCTCCGTTCCGCTTAAGGAAGCAAGCCATTTGCAGCAGGCAACCATTTACCGTATTTTGCTCGCGGTGAGCTTTGTTCATTTATTCAACGATTCTATTCAGGCGCTTATTCCGGCCATGTTCCCGGTGCTGAAGGATAACTTGCTGCTCTCCTATGCCCAGATCGGCTGGATTGCCTTCGCGCTGAACCTCACCTCCTCGCTGATTCAGCCGATCATCGGGTTCGCCGCCGACCGGAAGCCCCGCCCGATTCTGCTTCCGCTGGGGATGTGCTGTACCTTCGCCGGGGTCTTCCTGCTCGCTTTTGCCGGGAACTATGTCCTGGTGATTGTGTCGGTGATGCTGGTGGGCTTTGGCTCCGCCGCCTTCCATCCTGAAGGGATGCGTGTAGCTCATATGGCGGCCGGTCAGCGGAAGGGGCTGTCGCAGTCGATTTTTCAGGTAGGCGGCAATACCGGTCAGGCCCTGGGGCCGCTGCTCATGAAGTGGGTGTTCATCCCCTTCGGTCAGATGGGTGCGCTTGGATTCACAGTGATCGCCGCTGCCGGGGTGGCCGTCCAGACCTATGTGGCCCGCTGGTACCGTGACATGCTGAATGCCGGATATACCTTCCGCAAAAAATCAGCGTCCCGCTCCATCGATCCCGCCCGCAGCAAACGCATCATCATCACCACCGTCATTCTGGTCTTCATCGTGTTCGTGCGCTCCTGGTACGGCGCATCCATCGGCGGATATTACGCCTTCTACTTAATGGACAAATACGGGATGACGCTGGACCGTGCGCAGATCTACATTTTCATGTATCTGGCAGCCGGTGCGGTCGGCACCTTCTTTGGCGGCCCGCTTGCTGACCGGTTTGGCCGGCGGAATCTGATTCTAGTTTCGATGATTGGTACGGTTCCGTTTGCGCTGGCCCTGCCTTTTGTGAACACGTTCTGGGCAGCCGTGCTGCTGATTATCTCCGGCTTCATCCTGCTGTCCAGCTTCTCGGTGACGGTGATTTACGCACAGATGCTGTATCCGGGCAACATCGGAACCGTCTCGGGCCTGATTACCGGCCTGGCCTTCGGCCTTGGCGGGATCGGCTCTGTAGTCATTGGCGACCTGATCGATAGAGCCGGGATTGCGCCTGTGTTCGTGGCCTGCGGCTTCCTTCCGCTGCTGGGCCTGCTGGCTCTGCTGCTGCCGGGTGACAAGAAGCTGGAGGAATGGGCGGCGGAATAA
- a CDS encoding molybdopterin-dependent oxidoreductase, giving the protein MKNLLARVRKGYGKKLVSIHLWNAWLVLFLAVSGLILVGGFWRELLGEGRVWLKWGHTALGLVLLIPVVYYLLLAAKHWKRLKGKPAQKANVIFVLALLIGWLLSGVVLWQFRLAGPRAANIALFIHDLLTWIGLPVIIYHSITRVKWLKEPKKRSIVAEALPGKESSSTAGHSRPAAASDAQPLYTRRGFIKAAVGAGLAVTLGPTFIRWFGRAMQLPGTADYAASNANALVPDPLPLPDSAPPIGGGAEGSFRVYTVTAIPAFDNSNWSFTIDGLVNKKLTWNWEEFVKLQREVQVSDFHCVTGWSVYKNTWEGLPLSKLLDLAGVQPQAVTVKFYSGDGVYTDSLTLDQARMDDIMVAVMHDGKPIPNQLGGPVRLITPQMYAYKSVKWLNRIELIDEDYVGYWELRGYDKDAWLPGAKRV; this is encoded by the coding sequence TTGAAGAATCTACTCGCAAGAGTGCGCAAAGGGTATGGCAAAAAGCTTGTATCGATTCACCTGTGGAATGCCTGGCTGGTCCTGTTCCTCGCGGTGAGCGGTCTGATCCTGGTCGGCGGCTTCTGGCGGGAGCTGCTGGGGGAAGGCCGGGTGTGGCTGAAATGGGGGCATACGGCCCTCGGACTGGTGCTGCTGATTCCTGTAGTCTATTATCTGCTGCTGGCTGCGAAGCACTGGAAACGGCTCAAGGGCAAGCCCGCCCAGAAGGCTAATGTGATCTTCGTGCTTGCCCTGCTGATCGGCTGGCTGCTCTCCGGGGTGGTTCTGTGGCAGTTCAGATTAGCCGGACCAAGAGCGGCCAACATTGCACTGTTCATTCATGACCTGCTGACCTGGATCGGTCTCCCTGTGATCATCTACCACTCCATCACCCGGGTGAAGTGGCTGAAGGAGCCGAAGAAGCGCTCGATCGTGGCTGAAGCATTACCTGGAAAAGAGTCCTCTTCTACTGCCGGGCACTCACGGCCTGCGGCTGCATCCGATGCACAGCCTCTATACACACGCCGTGGTTTCATCAAGGCTGCTGTAGGCGCTGGACTTGCCGTTACCCTTGGCCCCACCTTTATCCGCTGGTTCGGCAGAGCGATGCAGCTTCCGGGCACAGCAGACTATGCCGCGTCCAATGCCAATGCGCTGGTTCCCGACCCGCTCCCGCTGCCGGATTCCGCTCCTCCCATCGGCGGGGGAGCCGAGGGCAGCTTCCGCGTGTATACGGTCACGGCTATTCCCGCCTTCGACAATTCCAACTGGTCCTTTACGATCGACGGGCTGGTGAACAAGAAGCTGACCTGGAACTGGGAAGAGTTCGTGAAGCTGCAGCGCGAGGTGCAGGTTAGTGATTTTCACTGTGTGACGGGCTGGTCTGTCTACAAAAACACCTGGGAGGGCCTCCCCCTCTCCAAGCTGCTTGATCTGGCCGGTGTACAGCCGCAGGCTGTCACGGTGAAGTTCTACTCCGGTGACGGTGTCTACACCGATTCGCTGACGCTGGACCAGGCCCGGATGGATGACATCATGGTCGCAGTGATGCATGACGGCAAGCCGATTCCGAACCAGCTCGGCGGCCCGGTCCGCCTGATTACTCCGCAAATGTATGCCTATAAATCTGTTAAATGGCTGAACCGGATTGAGCTGATTGACGAGGATTATGTAGGGTACTGGGAGCTGCGGGGCTATGACAAGGATGCCTGGCTGCCCGGTGCGAAGCGGGTGTAA
- a CDS encoding ABC transporter permease, with protein sequence MSLFQLTLRNVLHRRFLSLLTVCAVAITVAFVVLLVLSRQSVEQGAKKGYGPFDLVIGAAGSETQLVLNTFYHIGAPTGNIPLAVLDAARRDPSVDAAYAMTTGDNYKGFPIVGLDSSYFFTRYGDSKLQAGMMYAHTGETIVGAYVARSLGLKVGDTFSGAHGLVQGEHHEAAASEAEEESGHAAEGAEGAEGAGHDEEHAHKSFRYTVAGILPDLHTPDDRAVFTTVDYAWAVHELAPEEREITAVLVKPASLLGAHDLKQSFDGSNGVQAAYTSKAVSDVLNAVDQGSRLIGLITAICVLLAGITILLSLIAAVSERTKDVGILRLLGKSRAYVWLTLTTEGLLVTATGLIAGLLAGHAGAYLLKDMLFSQAGIQIDPYRWTAEHWLIAGGALILGLLSSLGPAFRMYRMHPLALFKS encoded by the coding sequence ATGAGCCTGTTCCAGCTCACCTTGCGCAATGTGCTGCACCGGCGGTTCCTGTCGCTGCTGACCGTATGTGCGGTGGCGATTACCGTGGCTTTTGTTGTTCTACTTGTCCTGTCCCGGCAGAGTGTCGAGCAGGGGGCGAAGAAGGGCTATGGCCCGTTCGATCTGGTCATCGGCGCGGCAGGCAGCGAGACCCAGCTTGTGCTGAACACGTTCTATCATATAGGTGCACCGACCGGGAATATCCCGCTGGCTGTTCTGGATGCGGCCCGGAGGGACCCGTCTGTGGATGCAGCCTATGCTATGACTACAGGAGACAACTACAAGGGGTTTCCCATCGTGGGACTGGACTCCAGTTATTTTTTCACCCGTTACGGCGACAGCAAGCTTCAGGCAGGCATGATGTATGCCCATACCGGTGAGACCATTGTAGGCGCTTATGTCGCCCGCTCGCTGGGATTGAAGGTGGGAGACACCTTCTCGGGTGCACATGGGCTTGTTCAGGGAGAACATCATGAAGCAGCAGCGTCAGAAGCTGAGGAAGAGAGCGGGCACGCGGCTGAAGGTGCGGAAGGTGCTGAAGGGGCCGGGCACGATGAAGAACACGCGCACAAGAGCTTCCGCTACACAGTCGCAGGCATCCTTCCTGATCTGCATACCCCCGATGACCGGGCGGTATTTACAACGGTAGACTATGCCTGGGCGGTACATGAACTGGCGCCTGAAGAGAGGGAGATTACCGCTGTATTGGTTAAGCCGGCCAGCCTGCTCGGCGCCCATGACCTGAAGCAGAGCTTTGACGGCAGCAACGGGGTTCAAGCGGCTTATACCAGCAAGGCTGTGTCTGATGTGCTGAATGCTGTCGATCAAGGCTCACGGCTGATTGGTCTGATCACCGCCATCTGCGTGCTGCTTGCGGGCATCACCATTCTATTATCCCTGATTGCCGCAGTCTCTGAGCGGACCAAGGATGTGGGGATTCTTCGCCTTCTCGGCAAATCGCGGGCCTATGTATGGCTGACGTTAACGACAGAGGGGCTGCTGGTGACGGCAACCGGACTGATCGCCGGGCTGCTGGCCGGTCATGCGGGAGCGTATCTGCTGAAGGACATGCTGTTCTCACAGGCGGGCATCCAGATTGACCCGTACCGCTGGACGGCGGAGCATTGGCTGATTGCGGGCGGCGCGCTGATTCTGGGACTGCTGTCCTCGCTGGGACCAGCCTTCCGGATGTACCGGATGCACCCGCTCGCTCTGTTCAAATCCTAG
- a CDS encoding ABC transporter ATP-binding protein: MLEIRNLKKQFKTDGKAIPILDIPRWNVPQGERVAITGPSGSGKSTLLHLISGIMKADSGSIAVNGQPLHELTEAKRDAFRASAIGYVLQDFHLIPSLTARQNVEIAMSSGLTQKERHHIVDGWLERVGLAGRGRHLPSELSRGQQQRVAIVRAMVNNPPLLLADEPTGSLDWETAEEIASLLLDLSAAQGHTLIVVTHDLNMAGRFPSCLNIQDINEVRRETVTKQRTVMASGRREEVTL, encoded by the coding sequence TTGCTTGAGATCCGGAACTTGAAAAAGCAGTTCAAAACCGACGGCAAAGCCATTCCCATCCTGGATATCCCCCGGTGGAATGTTCCACAGGGAGAGCGCGTAGCCATTACCGGACCCAGCGGGTCCGGTAAAAGCACGTTGCTCCATCTGATTAGCGGGATCATGAAAGCGGACAGCGGCAGCATTGCCGTGAACGGCCAGCCGCTTCACGAGCTGACGGAAGCGAAGCGTGATGCCTTTCGTGCGTCGGCGATCGGTTATGTGCTCCAGGACTTCCATCTGATTCCGTCGCTGACGGCCCGGCAGAATGTCGAGATTGCCATGAGCTCAGGGCTTACGCAGAAGGAGCGGCACCATATCGTGGACGGCTGGCTGGAGCGGGTGGGTCTTGCAGGCCGCGGAAGGCATCTGCCCTCGGAGCTGTCGCGCGGACAGCAGCAGCGGGTGGCCATTGTCAGGGCAATGGTGAACAACCCGCCGCTGTTGCTGGCGGATGAGCCTACAGGCAGCCTGGATTGGGAGACGGCGGAGGAGATTGCTTCCCTGCTGCTGGACCTTAGTGCAGCACAGGGGCATACCCTGATCGTGGTCACACATGACCTGAATATGGCCGGCCGGTTCCCGAGCTGTCTGAATATTCAGGACATTAATGAAGTGCGCCGCGAGACGGTAACGAAGCAGCGGACGGTTATGGCTTCAGGACGGCGCGAAGAGGTGACGCTATGA
- a CDS encoding alkaline phosphatase has protein sequence MMKKLMKGMIFGGLAAAVVSGATLAGAAKSPANPGGAAKAQSKNLIVLIGDGMGPAQVSAARYFQQYTKGVKHLNIDPYYVGQATTYADRGEDSGKIVSGIVTDSASAGTAFATGHKTYNAGISVSNEDVSKPFASIIEAAESAGKATGLVTTARITHATPAVYASHVRNRDNESAIASQYLESGVDVLMGGGKQFFLTKDEKGKRTDKNLLPDFKAKGYTVVENASALNALTSKNSKVLGLFGNSHVAYTPDRTAEIPSLAAMTSKALNILSADKNGFVMMIEGGRIDHAGHANDLPTLVQEALDFDAAFKAAVDFAKKNGNTSVVVTADHETGGLSLSRDNIYEINIDLWNKQKHSSESLAADLEAAQTPEEIRKIVTANTWITDLTDEEVTQIMNGDGSSYKREGAYNAVISKRLLVGWSGHGHSAVDVGVWAYGPIADKVKGQIDNTQIAIAGAGILGLDLNKRSAELQAKYVYPKFKISRDNEVLFPAQALIKALGGNYTASASAAKLTLGKNTVDINLAGKTAKLNSKAAAYTVDVDNNVLYLPLSAFNQLKGSALKWDALSERIVLR, from the coding sequence ATGATGAAGAAGCTAATGAAGGGTATGATCTTTGGAGGACTGGCGGCTGCCGTAGTTTCAGGAGCAACGCTTGCAGGGGCGGCCAAAAGCCCGGCAAATCCAGGGGGCGCTGCCAAAGCCCAGTCTAAGAATCTGATCGTTCTGATCGGAGACGGCATGGGCCCGGCCCAGGTATCTGCGGCGAGATATTTTCAGCAATACACCAAGGGTGTCAAGCACCTGAACATCGATCCGTACTACGTGGGGCAAGCGACTACATATGCAGACCGGGGAGAAGACAGCGGTAAAATCGTCTCCGGGATCGTCACCGACTCCGCTTCGGCAGGAACTGCATTCGCTACAGGCCACAAAACCTACAACGCGGGCATCAGCGTCTCGAATGAGGACGTTTCCAAGCCGTTTGCATCAATCATTGAAGCTGCCGAGAGCGCAGGCAAGGCCACCGGCCTGGTGACGACTGCCCGTATTACCCATGCAACACCAGCCGTGTACGCTTCCCATGTCCGCAACCGGGATAACGAATCGGCGATTGCCTCGCAGTATCTGGAGAGCGGCGTCGATGTGCTGATGGGCGGGGGCAAGCAGTTCTTCCTGACCAAGGATGAGAAGGGCAAACGTACCGACAAGAACCTCCTGCCTGACTTCAAAGCCAAGGGCTACACGGTGGTTGAGAATGCCTCGGCTCTAAATGCGCTGACTTCCAAAAACAGCAAGGTACTCGGCCTGTTCGGCAACTCGCATGTGGCGTATACCCCGGACCGGACGGCGGAAATTCCGAGCCTGGCGGCCATGACCTCGAAGGCGCTGAATATTCTGTCTGCCGATAAGAACGGCTTCGTTATGATGATTGAAGGCGGCCGTATCGACCATGCCGGTCATGCCAACGATCTGCCGACCCTGGTGCAGGAGGCGCTCGATTTCGATGCAGCGTTCAAGGCAGCGGTGGATTTTGCGAAAAAGAATGGCAATACCTCTGTAGTGGTTACGGCGGACCATGAGACTGGCGGCCTGTCGCTCTCCCGCGACAATATCTATGAGATCAACATTGATCTGTGGAACAAGCAGAAGCATTCCTCCGAGAGTCTGGCAGCGGACCTTGAGGCCGCACAGACCCCGGAAGAGATCCGCAAGATTGTAACGGCCAATACCTGGATTACCGATCTGACCGATGAGGAAGTAACCCAGATTATGAACGGCGACGGCTCCTCCTACAAAAGAGAGGGCGCGTATAATGCGGTCATCTCCAAGCGTCTGCTGGTAGGCTGGTCCGGTCACGGTCATTCGGCGGTCGATGTCGGAGTCTGGGCGTATGGCCCGATTGCCGACAAGGTGAAGGGGCAGATCGACAATACGCAGATCGCCATAGCAGGGGCGGGAATCCTCGGACTGGACCTGAACAAACGTTCCGCAGAGCTGCAAGCTAAGTACGTCTATCCGAAGTTTAAAATCAGCCGCGACAATGAGGTGCTGTTCCCGGCACAAGCTCTGATCAAAGCGCTCGGAGGAAATTATACAGCCAGTGCTTCGGCAGCGAAGCTTACGCTTGGTAAAAACACCGTTGACATCAATCTGGCCGGCAAAACAGCGAAGCTGAACAGCAAGGCGGCAGCATACACCGTAGACGTGGACAATAATGTGCTCTATCTTCCGCTCAGTGCCTTCAATCAGCTGAAGGGCTCGGCGTTGAAATGGGATGCGCTGTCTGAACGCATTGTACTCAGATAG
- the ligA gene encoding NAD-dependent DNA ligase LigA has protein sequence MDKMFTMEELVAELNQYNYHYYTLDAPLVSDKEYDALYDKLVALEAESGMVLPHSPTQRVGGELLKGFTPHRHLAPLWSLDKAQNIEQLRTWNTRVLKLVNDYNTKNPENPLPEPCYAVELKFDGLTLNLTYRDGVLVQAATRGNGVTGEGILAQVKTIKSVPLTIPFKEGLIEVQGEGIMNLSVLADYNTRAAEPLKNARNGAAGALRNLNPKTTAERRLNAFFYNVGYAEGVQFADHQEMMEFLRSNHFKVNPYLNYFSNFDDVTEQLAEIEESRSGLDYLIDGAVIKVTDFRIREALGYTDKFPRWAVAYKFEAEETTTILESVSWNVGRTGKVTPLARVEPVELAGVTVQNCTLNNVGDIERKNLKFALGTRVFIRRSNDVIPEILGKVTEESDGGEIIFPEQCPACGFPLEMRGAHLFCNNKLDCKPQIVSRITHFASRDAMDIETFSEKTAAQLHEELGVREPADLYELTSEQLVKLDRFGERKAANLLKALEESKGRDLASFLFALGIPNTGKATTRMLADHYRSLEAVMSATAEELAGLPDIGGIVAESIVNYFADPFVVVSINRMLALGVEAKGPEAPREVATDSFFSGKTVVLTGTLHKMTRDEAAERLEALGAKVSGSVSKKTDLVIAGEKAGSKLAKAQQLGIQVIEDEDELIRLLEM, from the coding sequence ATGGATAAGATGTTCACCATGGAAGAACTGGTTGCCGAGCTGAATCAATACAATTATCACTACTATACGCTGGATGCTCCGCTGGTCAGCGACAAGGAATATGATGCGCTCTATGATAAGCTGGTGGCGCTGGAGGCGGAGAGCGGGATGGTCCTGCCGCATTCCCCGACCCAGCGGGTCGGCGGAGAGCTGCTGAAGGGCTTCACCCCGCACCGCCATCTGGCACCGCTGTGGAGTCTGGACAAGGCGCAGAACATTGAACAGCTCCGTACCTGGAATACCCGCGTATTGAAGCTGGTGAACGACTACAATACCAAGAACCCGGAGAACCCGCTGCCGGAGCCGTGTTATGCGGTGGAGCTGAAGTTCGACGGGCTGACCCTGAACCTGACCTACCGTGACGGTGTGCTTGTTCAGGCAGCGACCCGGGGCAACGGGGTGACAGGTGAGGGCATCCTGGCGCAGGTGAAGACGATTAAGTCCGTACCGCTGACCATTCCCTTCAAGGAAGGTTTAATTGAGGTGCAAGGCGAAGGGATTATGAATCTGTCCGTGCTGGCCGATTATAATACCCGAGCTGCGGAGCCGCTGAAGAATGCGCGCAACGGGGCCGCCGGGGCCCTGCGTAACTTGAATCCCAAGACAACCGCCGAGCGCAGGCTGAATGCTTTCTTTTATAATGTGGGCTATGCGGAAGGCGTGCAGTTTGCCGATCATCAGGAGATGATGGAGTTCCTGCGCAGCAACCATTTCAAGGTGAATCCGTATCTGAACTATTTCAGCAACTTTGATGATGTAACTGAGCAGCTGGCCGAGATTGAAGAGAGCCGCTCCGGCCTGGATTATCTGATTGACGGTGCGGTTATCAAGGTTACCGACTTCCGCATCCGTGAAGCGCTGGGTTATACGGATAAATTCCCCCGCTGGGCGGTGGCCTACAAGTTCGAGGCGGAGGAGACGACAACGATCCTGGAGTCGGTCAGCTGGAATGTCGGGCGCACCGGTAAAGTCACGCCGCTGGCCCGCGTGGAGCCTGTGGAGCTGGCCGGAGTCACGGTGCAGAACTGTACGCTTAACAATGTGGGCGACATTGAACGCAAGAATCTGAAGTTCGCGCTGGGGACACGGGTGTTCATCCGCCGCTCCAACGATGTCATCCCGGAGATTCTGGGCAAGGTGACGGAGGAGAGTGACGGCGGGGAGATTATTTTCCCTGAGCAGTGCCCGGCCTGCGGATTCCCGCTGGAGATGCGCGGCGCGCATCTGTTCTGCAACAACAAGCTGGACTGCAAGCCGCAGATTGTCAGCCGGATTACGCATTTCGCTTCGCGCGATGCCATGGACATCGAGACGTTCAGCGAGAAGACAGCGGCTCAACTGCATGAAGAGCTGGGTGTCCGTGAGCCGGCGGATCTGTATGAGCTGACCTCCGAGCAGCTGGTGAAGCTGGACCGCTTCGGGGAGCGGAAGGCAGCTAATCTGCTTAAGGCGCTGGAGGAGAGCAAGGGAAGAGATCTGGCTTCCTTCCTGTTCGCGCTTGGCATTCCGAATACAGGCAAAGCTACTACCCGGATGCTGGCGGACCACTACCGCAGCCTGGAAGCGGTCATGTCCGCCACTGCAGAGGAGCTGGCCGGTCTGCCGGATATCGGCGGGATTGTGGCGGAGAGCATCGTGAATTATTTTGCCGACCCGTTCGTGGTGGTCAGTATTAACCGGATGCTGGCGCTGGGCGTAGAAGCCAAGGGACCTGAGGCTCCGCGTGAAGTGGCAACCGATTCGTTCTTCAGCGGCAAAACCGTGGTGCTGACCGGCACGCTGCACAAGATGACCCGTGATGAAGCCGCCGAACGCCTGGAGGCACTGGGAGCCAAGGTATCCGGCAGTGTCTCCAAGAAGACCGATCTGGTCATCGCCGGTGAGAAGGCGGGCAGCAAGCTGGCCAAGGCCCAGCAGCTCGGCATTCAGGTCATTGAGGATGAAGACGAGCTGATCCGGCTGCTGGAGATGTAA